In Sphaeramia orbicularis chromosome 14, fSphaOr1.1, whole genome shotgun sequence, the following are encoded in one genomic region:
- the LOC115433366 gene encoding dixin isoform X3, with amino-acid sequence MIASLSRGSLLDDVLHGGFNEQQLAAYVSWVNAQLKRKSGLTPITDLRHDLQDGVVLTQLIEIVAGEVLEGVYVTPQNKEESRKNVEQVLQFISSRHIRMPHISARDIVDGNLKSVMRIILALAAHFKPSANHRAASRGGRGLTRGAASHNPLSTVALAQGAAAALASARHDASQPARSTRIHSGWDLDGEKSICVRALVEQYERGAPEEQDSVQPNSLSSVSPLSSPRPAPSSHSERQQDDHQNHDSTGESTHVRAETTWEDSVSEILEKEVEETRKMVSALQALLLNGSLPEDEQDVSLTLEPGNADQQVVVIRSRLDQSMEEARELKRELLRCKQEMRNLQGVKEAQQQRLCTQEASILQMKQELLRASMTKDELNNQNAELQWKLEECNRQWGECKKDIAQKDRLLQQLKQKLEESQKQQSELQRELEHKNTVLQDLMNRDLQQIPTENNGYSYSGSPTSSQADEVQLLRDSLRSLRNNFRDHDPQHHTLDTLEQGIASLIDRLHVVHSYRGRGKSPRRKGPLSDSDSWPSTKVCKPHGSSSASTKFLYFTGKSPTPSMINIPKRLGEVTLKDVKAAVDRGGNYRYHFKALDPEFGTVKEEVFLDGAVVPGWEGKIVAWVEEDRGEERPV; translated from the exons ATGATTGCCTCACTTTCAAGAGGAAGTTTGCTGGATGATGTGCTTCATGGGGGATTTAATGAG CAGCAGCTGGCAGCGTACGTTTCCTGGGTGAATGCTCAGCTCAAGAGGAAATCAGGACTGACGCCCATCACTGACCTCAGACATGATCTGCAGGATGGGGTGGTGCTGACACAACTCATAGAGATAGTTG CTGGGGAAGTGTTGGAGGGAGTGTATGTGACTccccaaaacaaagaggaaagcaGGAAAAATGTTGAGCAAGTGTTGCAGTTCATTTCCTCCAGACACATACGCATGCCACACATATCTGCAAGAG ACATCGTTGATGGTAATCTGAAATCAGTAATGAGGATAATTCTGGCACTGGCCGCTCACTTCAAACCTTCAGCCAATCACAGAGCTGCTTCCAGAGGTGGGAGGGGCTTAACAAGAGGCGCTGCCAGCCACAACCCTCTGTCAACGGTTGCCCTGGCACAAGGTGCAGCTGCTGCATTGGCATCAGCGCGCCATGATGCATCCCAGCCTGCACGATCAACACGTATTCACAG TGGTTGGGATTTGGATGGTGAGAAGAGCATATGTGTGCGTGCACTAGTTGAGCAGTATGAGAGGGGAGCTCCAGAAGAGCAGGACAGTGTTCAGCCAAACAG CCTTAGCTCCGTCAGTCCACTGTCGTCTCCAAGACCTGCTCCCAGCAGCCACTCAGAAAGACAACAGGATGACCACCAAAACCATGACAGCACCG GGGAGTCAACTCATGTTCGAGCAGAGACAACATGGGAGGATTCAGTCAGTGAAATTTTAGAGAAGGAGGTGGAAGAGACACGAAAAATGGTGTCTGCCTTACAG GCCCTGCTGCTGAACGGTTCATTGCCTGAGGATGAGCAGGATGTGTCGTTGACTTTGGAACCAGGCAATGCTGACCAACAAGTG GTAGTCATTCGCAGTCGTTTGGATCAAAGTATGGAAGAGGCTCGTGAACTGAAG CGAGAGCTGCTGCGCTGTAAACAGGAGATGAGAAACCTACAAGGAGTGAAG GAGGCCCAGCAGCAAAGGCTGTGTACTCAGGAGGCATCGATACTTCAGATGAAGCAAGAACTGCTTCGAGCCAGCATGACGAAAGATGAACTCAACAACCAGAAT GCAGAACTGCAGTGGAAGCTAGAAGAATGTAACAGACAGTGGGGCGAATGCAAG AAGGACATTGCACAGAAGGACAGACTACTGCAGCAACTCAAACAGAAGCTTGAAGAAAGCCAAAAGCAGCAA AGTGAATTGCAAAGAGAGCTGGAACATAAAAACACAGTGCTGCAGGACCTGATGAATAGAGATCTGCAGCAG ATTCCCACAGAAAACAATGGATATTCTTACTCTGGAAGTCCAACCTCCTCT CAGGCAGATGAGGTCCAGCTTCTCAGAGACTCACTTAGGAGTTTAAGGAACAACTTCAGAGACCATGACCCACAGcatcacacactggacactcTGGAGCAGGGAATAGCATCCCTCATAGACAGACTGCATGTTGTACATTCATACCGG GGAAGGGGGAAATCACCACGACGCAAAGGTCCACTCTCAGACTCTGATTCCTGGCCCAGCACCA AAGTTTGTAAACCCCATGGCAGTTCTTCAGCTTCCACTAAATTCCTTTATTTCACTGGAAAATCCCCTACACCTTCTATGATCAACATACCCAAGAG ATTGGGTGAGGTGACTCTTAAAGATGTTAAGGCAGCTGTGGATCGAGGAGGAAACTACAGATACCATTTTAAGGCTTTAGACCCTGAGTTTGGCACAGTGAAGGAAGAG gtgttccTGGATGGAGCAGTTGTTCCTGGGTGGGAAGGAAAGATAGTGGCCTGGGTTGAGGAGGACCGCGGTGAGGAAAG gCCAGTGTAG
- the LOC115433366 gene encoding dixin isoform X2 — protein MIASLSRGSLLDDVLHGGFNEQQLAAYVSWVNAQLKRKSGLTPITDLRHDLQDGVVLTQLIEIVAGEVLEGVYVTPQNKEESRKNVEQVLQFISSRHIRMPHISARDIVDGNLKSVMRIILALAAHFKPSANHRAASRGGRGLTRGAASHNPLSTVALAQGAAAALASARHDASQPARSTRIHSGWDLDGEKSICVRALVEQYERGAPEEQDSVQPNSLSSVSPLSSPRPAPSSHSERQQDDHQNHDSTGESTHVRAETTWEDSVSEILEKEVEETRKMVSALQALLLNGSLPEDEQDVSLTLEPGNADQQVVVIRSRLDQSMEEARELKRELLRCKQEMRNLQGVKEAQQQRLCTQEASILQMKQELLRASMTKDELNNQNAELQWKLEECNRQWGECKFLLIQKDIAQKDRLLQQLKQKLEESQKQQSELQRELEHKNTVLQDLMNRDLQQIPTENNGYSYSGSPTSSADEVQLLRDSLRSLRNNFRDHDPQHHTLDTLEQGIASLIDRLHVVHSYRGRGKSPRRKGPLSDSDSWPSTKVCKPHGSSSASTKFLYFTGKSPTPSMINIPKRLGEVTLKDVKAAVDRGGNYRYHFKALDPEFGTVKEEVFLDGAVVPGWEGKIVAWVEEDRGEERPV, from the exons ATGATTGCCTCACTTTCAAGAGGAAGTTTGCTGGATGATGTGCTTCATGGGGGATTTAATGAG CAGCAGCTGGCAGCGTACGTTTCCTGGGTGAATGCTCAGCTCAAGAGGAAATCAGGACTGACGCCCATCACTGACCTCAGACATGATCTGCAGGATGGGGTGGTGCTGACACAACTCATAGAGATAGTTG CTGGGGAAGTGTTGGAGGGAGTGTATGTGACTccccaaaacaaagaggaaagcaGGAAAAATGTTGAGCAAGTGTTGCAGTTCATTTCCTCCAGACACATACGCATGCCACACATATCTGCAAGAG ACATCGTTGATGGTAATCTGAAATCAGTAATGAGGATAATTCTGGCACTGGCCGCTCACTTCAAACCTTCAGCCAATCACAGAGCTGCTTCCAGAGGTGGGAGGGGCTTAACAAGAGGCGCTGCCAGCCACAACCCTCTGTCAACGGTTGCCCTGGCACAAGGTGCAGCTGCTGCATTGGCATCAGCGCGCCATGATGCATCCCAGCCTGCACGATCAACACGTATTCACAG TGGTTGGGATTTGGATGGTGAGAAGAGCATATGTGTGCGTGCACTAGTTGAGCAGTATGAGAGGGGAGCTCCAGAAGAGCAGGACAGTGTTCAGCCAAACAG CCTTAGCTCCGTCAGTCCACTGTCGTCTCCAAGACCTGCTCCCAGCAGCCACTCAGAAAGACAACAGGATGACCACCAAAACCATGACAGCACCG GGGAGTCAACTCATGTTCGAGCAGAGACAACATGGGAGGATTCAGTCAGTGAAATTTTAGAGAAGGAGGTGGAAGAGACACGAAAAATGGTGTCTGCCTTACAG GCCCTGCTGCTGAACGGTTCATTGCCTGAGGATGAGCAGGATGTGTCGTTGACTTTGGAACCAGGCAATGCTGACCAACAAGTG GTAGTCATTCGCAGTCGTTTGGATCAAAGTATGGAAGAGGCTCGTGAACTGAAG CGAGAGCTGCTGCGCTGTAAACAGGAGATGAGAAACCTACAAGGAGTGAAG GAGGCCCAGCAGCAAAGGCTGTGTACTCAGGAGGCATCGATACTTCAGATGAAGCAAGAACTGCTTCGAGCCAGCATGACGAAAGATGAACTCAACAACCAGAAT GCAGAACTGCAGTGGAAGCTAGAAGAATGTAACAGACAGTGGGGCGAATGCAAG TTTCTCTTAATACAGAAGGACATTGCACAGAAGGACAGACTACTGCAGCAACTCAAACAGAAGCTTGAAGAAAGCCAAAAGCAGCAA AGTGAATTGCAAAGAGAGCTGGAACATAAAAACACAGTGCTGCAGGACCTGATGAATAGAGATCTGCAGCAG ATTCCCACAGAAAACAATGGATATTCTTACTCTGGAAGTCCAACCTCCTCT GCAGATGAGGTCCAGCTTCTCAGAGACTCACTTAGGAGTTTAAGGAACAACTTCAGAGACCATGACCCACAGcatcacacactggacactcTGGAGCAGGGAATAGCATCCCTCATAGACAGACTGCATGTTGTACATTCATACCGG GGAAGGGGGAAATCACCACGACGCAAAGGTCCACTCTCAGACTCTGATTCCTGGCCCAGCACCA AAGTTTGTAAACCCCATGGCAGTTCTTCAGCTTCCACTAAATTCCTTTATTTCACTGGAAAATCCCCTACACCTTCTATGATCAACATACCCAAGAG ATTGGGTGAGGTGACTCTTAAAGATGTTAAGGCAGCTGTGGATCGAGGAGGAAACTACAGATACCATTTTAAGGCTTTAGACCCTGAGTTTGGCACAGTGAAGGAAGAG gtgttccTGGATGGAGCAGTTGTTCCTGGGTGGGAAGGAAAGATAGTGGCCTGGGTTGAGGAGGACCGCGGTGAGGAAAG gCCAGTGTAG
- the LOC115433366 gene encoding dixin isoform X1: protein MIASLSRGSLLDDVLHGGFNEQQLAAYVSWVNAQLKRKSGLTPITDLRHDLQDGVVLTQLIEIVAGEVLEGVYVTPQNKEESRKNVEQVLQFISSRHIRMPHISARDIVDGNLKSVMRIILALAAHFKPSANHRAASRGGRGLTRGAASHNPLSTVALAQGAAAALASARHDASQPARSTRIHSGWDLDGEKSICVRALVEQYERGAPEEQDSVQPNSLSSVSPLSSPRPAPSSHSERQQDDHQNHDSTGESTHVRAETTWEDSVSEILEKEVEETRKMVSALQALLLNGSLPEDEQDVSLTLEPGNADQQVVVIRSRLDQSMEEARELKRELLRCKQEMRNLQGVKEAQQQRLCTQEASILQMKQELLRASMTKDELNNQNAELQWKLEECNRQWGECKFLLIQKDIAQKDRLLQQLKQKLEESQKQQSELQRELEHKNTVLQDLMNRDLQQIPTENNGYSYSGSPTSSQADEVQLLRDSLRSLRNNFRDHDPQHHTLDTLEQGIASLIDRLHVVHSYRGRGKSPRRKGPLSDSDSWPSTKVCKPHGSSSASTKFLYFTGKSPTPSMINIPKRLGEVTLKDVKAAVDRGGNYRYHFKALDPEFGTVKEEVFLDGAVVPGWEGKIVAWVEEDRGEERPV from the exons ATGATTGCCTCACTTTCAAGAGGAAGTTTGCTGGATGATGTGCTTCATGGGGGATTTAATGAG CAGCAGCTGGCAGCGTACGTTTCCTGGGTGAATGCTCAGCTCAAGAGGAAATCAGGACTGACGCCCATCACTGACCTCAGACATGATCTGCAGGATGGGGTGGTGCTGACACAACTCATAGAGATAGTTG CTGGGGAAGTGTTGGAGGGAGTGTATGTGACTccccaaaacaaagaggaaagcaGGAAAAATGTTGAGCAAGTGTTGCAGTTCATTTCCTCCAGACACATACGCATGCCACACATATCTGCAAGAG ACATCGTTGATGGTAATCTGAAATCAGTAATGAGGATAATTCTGGCACTGGCCGCTCACTTCAAACCTTCAGCCAATCACAGAGCTGCTTCCAGAGGTGGGAGGGGCTTAACAAGAGGCGCTGCCAGCCACAACCCTCTGTCAACGGTTGCCCTGGCACAAGGTGCAGCTGCTGCATTGGCATCAGCGCGCCATGATGCATCCCAGCCTGCACGATCAACACGTATTCACAG TGGTTGGGATTTGGATGGTGAGAAGAGCATATGTGTGCGTGCACTAGTTGAGCAGTATGAGAGGGGAGCTCCAGAAGAGCAGGACAGTGTTCAGCCAAACAG CCTTAGCTCCGTCAGTCCACTGTCGTCTCCAAGACCTGCTCCCAGCAGCCACTCAGAAAGACAACAGGATGACCACCAAAACCATGACAGCACCG GGGAGTCAACTCATGTTCGAGCAGAGACAACATGGGAGGATTCAGTCAGTGAAATTTTAGAGAAGGAGGTGGAAGAGACACGAAAAATGGTGTCTGCCTTACAG GCCCTGCTGCTGAACGGTTCATTGCCTGAGGATGAGCAGGATGTGTCGTTGACTTTGGAACCAGGCAATGCTGACCAACAAGTG GTAGTCATTCGCAGTCGTTTGGATCAAAGTATGGAAGAGGCTCGTGAACTGAAG CGAGAGCTGCTGCGCTGTAAACAGGAGATGAGAAACCTACAAGGAGTGAAG GAGGCCCAGCAGCAAAGGCTGTGTACTCAGGAGGCATCGATACTTCAGATGAAGCAAGAACTGCTTCGAGCCAGCATGACGAAAGATGAACTCAACAACCAGAAT GCAGAACTGCAGTGGAAGCTAGAAGAATGTAACAGACAGTGGGGCGAATGCAAG TTTCTCTTAATACAGAAGGACATTGCACAGAAGGACAGACTACTGCAGCAACTCAAACAGAAGCTTGAAGAAAGCCAAAAGCAGCAA AGTGAATTGCAAAGAGAGCTGGAACATAAAAACACAGTGCTGCAGGACCTGATGAATAGAGATCTGCAGCAG ATTCCCACAGAAAACAATGGATATTCTTACTCTGGAAGTCCAACCTCCTCT CAGGCAGATGAGGTCCAGCTTCTCAGAGACTCACTTAGGAGTTTAAGGAACAACTTCAGAGACCATGACCCACAGcatcacacactggacactcTGGAGCAGGGAATAGCATCCCTCATAGACAGACTGCATGTTGTACATTCATACCGG GGAAGGGGGAAATCACCACGACGCAAAGGTCCACTCTCAGACTCTGATTCCTGGCCCAGCACCA AAGTTTGTAAACCCCATGGCAGTTCTTCAGCTTCCACTAAATTCCTTTATTTCACTGGAAAATCCCCTACACCTTCTATGATCAACATACCCAAGAG ATTGGGTGAGGTGACTCTTAAAGATGTTAAGGCAGCTGTGGATCGAGGAGGAAACTACAGATACCATTTTAAGGCTTTAGACCCTGAGTTTGGCACAGTGAAGGAAGAG gtgttccTGGATGGAGCAGTTGTTCCTGGGTGGGAAGGAAAGATAGTGGCCTGGGTTGAGGAGGACCGCGGTGAGGAAAG gCCAGTGTAG